In one Perca fluviatilis chromosome 7, GENO_Pfluv_1.0, whole genome shotgun sequence genomic region, the following are encoded:
- the LOC120562072 gene encoding histone-lysine N-methyltransferase ASH1L-like isoform X3 produces MDQRVKGGTPPTTNSTLDPTSASEDSEVAEKKRRGEGENGDVGEKDEEKRGAGKKREGDKGAVLELLIEGRCGSAGQQQLQISGRETGCPEGNVRLRIGLQAKRTKKPPKILESYVCKPTIRTYQRQARGGMLRGDGERGQQNKTSSTPEEATRDQHSGLDSCQTTSKQTASAASPPLASLSSSSSASSSSSSQPLSLSSTFTTASTTASVPTITSQGTKSAKQVPIKLADKTEVNSNGSCERVKKEKLPTVNGQPVSAGNKPCSPTTDQTASTTPPTTCIQVPSPSETRNKGKTSKKHNGLVKTTKQKGLFNGKGSSDILGTSTSSKSKTGKHSSSSSVSSMDSLTRPLASTSSHKELSLSNKSRPDSPSSFSVTPKPQSSPTVELSSAQSQDQGPILQPSLEKKRDKERKAKKEKRKDKKSKRDRLEAERAKSESRKEEGKKKKKEKGKDGKSRHSKEKDERQVSDDTWRDELKIERGKAEKKRDKVSPDRQRTEDNKSGEPVDSGKLNKTCQVVNSGRTDEIDKMDDSSKPVKEAEPATATGDTSKSKEQDVSRHSTVPPSHPSSSAPPSLPTPSARAPVSPPSFPQEQDSRPLKKRKARRPSWTKLVHRAQRAENQEAPSDFQHNPLLSFSQNPKTSLPAKATIQQADESHPSPSSSFTSSSYTLSSAIIPTSPKQSHPTLDHSPPVSRCPITPARKRGRPKSHSSSLDEPPPKLSPNAIPTEVPLLGCDGVQKAPVLEPSPKLQCATQSKSSPKKRGRPPKRPLPEDQSGHALNRTDFTPPEKGNRQLKIRRLINEMKKRKKRRLHKVMLSGYVGKEGRGGQAADGETSLRMCKSIEATTVHTLSALSSSFGSKLGPQINVSKRGTIYMGKRRGRKPKAQTANLNPNSKNATQSSLFTSPSETSLFSSNQPQPPPSHPFPSPSLTHSSGAQSPYSEGSLTEPTSSLLFSHPFSLPSPSSSCTSPRPPSSSSLSPFVKKSCPCQGRHHFPFHQSSCKLSCPTPPLHHAPGSPGHLKEATPSPRSESHSEETLPSDSGIGTDNNSVSERAEMRGVRGMLRLGQGSGVILGGQRHPSSLVDRPSPVSSPLSLMPRHTNPISNSSTVERHRDRHRHRRRDYDHSSSCTCLCPCPCPGHNKCTHSDYYSCLGQNALKRQKNKHKKKQLHMQDPEFLAELEDLVGQFSEVHIGRRSWARTGLGQGFDGSGNAAGGRRHHSSSHSLRSNIFRINLNGFYSPHPSSYSANPSFSPQPFYSCQPVHCNRKPDRRQCGCPSKFQETIENMGFYSSYSPATTLYHHLPSSYPLPSPHQYAPHQPHHAHFLLNPARFHRRRSRLLREGALGAEVEGDLGGGSGGGPHLSSGFTSSLSCGCGRSEHKHKHKHRHRHCERDMDEEEELHEDEEEDGMERERLASSKSRSGFILGQGEKGRKGARGMRSMLSKESPWLCENGNDSFSSAAAATSSSSSSSERYKHTSLTSLGLGSSHLSSFGGSWGGMGKSWTKFGGLGGTGFGNSTPIWRGFTGEQHTGRLIASEGEDEDGEDESPLYRTSPSPTHTNLFTSATMATGERGLRAGLAGRNTGSGDRSWRRDEPAWTERREAGLQGDSRSRGQQKSVPTPDGMAGKNKRRPGRPRKHPLPSTVSSPTHSSAAPSMSSPDLLPGHNRDGREVGGRKEERGLERDRRGDMVQQVTELELQARRKRGRKRKHGDSLCHQSTVC; encoded by the exons ATGGACCAGAGAGTGAAAGGGGGAACCCCTCCGACCACAAACTCCACTCTGGACCCCACCTCTGCATCTGAAGACTCTGAAGtggcagagaaaaagaggaggggCGAGGGGGAGAATGGAGATGTAGGGGAAAAGGatgaggagaaaagaggagcagggaaaaagagagaaggagacaagGGGGCAGTACTGGAGTTGCTCATCGAGGGGCGCTGTGGAAGCGCCGGGCAGCAACAACTTCAGATCTCTGGCAGAGAGACCGGCTGCCCTGAGGGTAATGTACGACTCCGGATTGGACTCCAGGCCAAACGCACCAAGAAACCGCCAAAGATCTTGGAGAGCTATGTCTGCAAGCCCACCATCAGGACCTATCAGAGACAAGCCAGGGGGGGAATGCTGAGGGGGGATGGAGAAAGAGGACAGCAGAACAAAACCAGCTCTACTCCAGAAGAGGCAACCAGAGATCAACACTCAGGCTTGGATTCTTGCCAGACCACATCCAAACAAACTGCATCTGCCGCTTCACCACCACTtgcatcattatcatcatcatcatctgcatCATCATCTTCGTCATCGCAGCCACTGTCGTTATCATCAACATTTACCACAGCTTCCACCACAGCCTCAGTCCCTACCATAACCAGCCAAGGGACCAAGTCTGCCAAACAG GTTCCTATCAAACTGGCTGATAAGACAGAGGTGAATTCAAATGGCTCATGTGAGAGAGTGAAGAAAGAGAAGCTTCCTACTGTCAATGGCCAGCCTGTCTCTGCAGGAAACAAACCCTGCTCGCCAACGACAGATCAGACAGCTTCAACTACTCCTCCCACCACATGCATCCAAGTCCCATCTCCATCGGAAACCAGGAATAAAGGGAAGACCTCCAAGAAACATAATGGCTTGGTtaagacaacaaaacaaaaaggactGTTTAATGGGAAAGGCTCCTCCGACATCCTTGGCACTTCCACCTCATCGAAAAGCAAGACTGGAAAACACAGCAGTTCCTCCTCGGTTTCCTCCATGGACTCCTTGACAAGACCTCTAGCCTCCACCAGCTCCCATAAAGAACTCAGCCTGTCTAATAAGAGTAGGCCAGactctccttcctctttttcAGTCACCCCTAAACCACAATCCTCCCCCACTGTGGAGCTCTCCTCAGCCCAATCCCAAGATCAGGGTCCCATTCTACAGCCCTCactagagaaaaagagagacaaagagaggaaaGCAAAGAAAGAGAAACGGAAAGACAAAAAATCTAAGCGTGATAGATTGGAGGCTGAAAGAGCAAAGAGTGAGAGCAGAAAGGAGGAaggcaagaagaagaaaaaggagaaagGGAAGGATGGGAAATCAAGGCATAGTAAAGAAAAGGATGAAAGACAAGTGAGTGATGATACATGGAGGGATGAGTTAAAGATTGAAAGAGGAAAGGCTGAGAAAAAGAGGGATAAGGTTAGCCCAGACAGACAAAGAACAGAGGATAATAAAAGTGGTGAACCAGTTGATAGTggtaaactaaataaaacctgTCAAGTAGTGAATTCAGGCCGAACAGATGAGATAGACAAGATGGATGACAGTTCCAAGCCAGTTAAAGAAGCTGAGCCAGCAACAGCAACAGGTGACACCAGTAAATCAAAAGAACAAGATGTCTCAAGACATTCAACTGTGCCTCCAAGCCACCCCTCTTCTTCCGCTCCTCCCTCTTTGCCCACTCCCTCTGCCCGTGCCCCTGTTTCTCCCCCTTCTTTCCCCCAAGAGCAGGACAGCCGTCCGCTCAAGAAACGTAAAGCCAGACGGCCCAGCTGGACCAAGCTGGTGCACCGGGCTCAGAGGGCGGAAAATCAGGAAGCCCCTTCAGATTTCCAACATAATCCTCTACTAAGTTTCTCCCAGAACCCCAAGACGTCCCTTCCTGCCAAGGCCACTATTCAGCAGGCTGATGAGTCACACCCATCTCCCTCTAGCTCCTTTACCAGCAGCTCCTACACTCTCTCTTCTGCAATCATACCTACATCTCCAAAGCAGAGTCACCCCACATTAGACCATAGCCCCCCTGTTTCCAGATGCCCCATAACCCCTGCCAGAAAAAGGGGCCGCCCTAAATCCCACAGCTCTAGCTTAGATGAACCTCCCCCTAAACTTTCACCAAATGCTATCCCAACTGAGGTGCCTCTTCTAGGTTGTGACGGAGTTCAGAAAGCCCCTGTGCTGGAGCCAAGTCCAAAACTGCAGTGTGCCACTCAGTCTAAATCCAGCCCCAAGAAGCGTGGCCGTCCTCCCAAACGACCCCTCCCCGAGGACCAGAGTGGACATGCACTGAATCGTACAGATTTTACTCCTCCTGAAAAGGGCAACAGGCAGCTAAAGATCAGGAGGCTAATTAATgagatgaagaaaagaaaaaagaggagacTTCACAAGGTAATGCTGTCTGGGTATgtagggaaggagggaaggggAGGCCAGGCAGCAGATGGTGAGACCTCTCTGAGAATGTGTAAATCGATAGAGGCTACAACAGTACACACACTCTCAGCCCTGTCCTCTTCTTTTGGGAGTAAGCTGGGCCCTCAGATCAATGTGAGCAAGAGAGGGACCATCTACATGGGCAAGAGGCGAGGACGCAAGCCTAAAGCCCAAACAGCTAACCTAAATCCCAACTCTAAGAATGCCACTCAGTCATCCCTGTTCACCAGTCCCTCTGAAACATCTCTCTTCTCGTCTAACCAACCCCAGCCTCCTCCCTCTCACCCATTTCCCTCGCCGTCCCTTACCCACTCCAGTGGGGCCCAGAGCCCTTATAGTGAAGGCAGCCTCACAGAACCAACATCCTCCCTACTTTTTTCTCAccccttctccctcccctccccatcATCCTCCTGCACCTCCCCAcgtcctccctcctcctcatccctctctcctttTGTGAAGAAGAGTTGTCCATGTCAGGGAAGGCATCACTTCCCCTTTCACCAGTCTTCATGTAAGCTATCCTGTCCCACCCCTCCACTGCATCACGCTCCTGGCTCTCCCGGCCACCTGAAAGAGGCCACCCCCTCACCCAGGAGTGAGTCCCACAGTGAGGAGACGCTGCCTAGTGATAGTGGGATTGGAACGGATAACAACAGTGTTTCTGAGCGAGCGGAGATGAGGGGAGTTCGAGGCATGCTCAGGTTGGGTCAGGGGTCAGGAGTTATTCTGGGGGGTCAAAGGCACCCCTCTTCTCTTGTGGACCGTCCCTCTCCTGTCTcttcacccctctctctcatgcCCAGACACACAAACCCCATCTCCAACTCATCTACTGTGGAGcggcacagagacagacacaggcacagGCGAAGGGATTACGACCATTCCTCCTCCTGTACTTGCTTGTGTCCATGTCCCTGCCCAGGACACAACAAGTGCACTCATTCGGACTATTACTCTTGCCTTGGGCAAAATGCACTgaagagacagaaaaataaacataagAAGAAGCAGCTGCACATGCAGGATCCAGAGTTTCTGGCTGAACTAGAAGATCTGGTCGGTCAGTTCAGCGAGGTCCATATAGGACGCCGAAGTTGGGCGAGGACAGGACTGGGACAGGGCTTTGATGGGAGTGGGAATGCTGCTGGAGGAAGGCGTCATCACTCCTCCTCCCATTCTCTCCGCTCCAACATCTTCAGGATCAATCTAAATGGCTTCTACTCGCCCCACCCTTCATCTTACTCTGCtaatccctccttctccccccAGCCCTTCTACTCCTGTCAGCCTGTGCATTGCAACAGGAAGCCAGACCGCAGGCAATGTGGTTGCCCATCAAAGTTTCAGGAGACCATCGAAAACATGGGATTTTACAGCAGCTATTCCCCAGCCACGACACTTTACCACCACCTCCCCAGCTCCTACCCGCTTCCCTCTCCACACCAGTACGCCCCCCATCAGCCCCATCATGCCCACTTCCTTCTCAACCCCGCCAGATTCCACAGGCGGAGGAGCAGGTTGCTGAGGGAGGGAGCTTTAGGAGCAGAGGTTGAGGGAGATCTAGGAGGAGGCAGTGGAGGAGGCCCACACCTTAGCTCAGGGTTCACATCCAGCCTCTCCTGTGGCTGTGGGAGgagcgaacacaaacacaaacataaacaccgTCACAGGCACTGCGAACGAGACatggatgaagaggaggagttacacgaggatgaggaggaagatggaatggagagagagaggttggcCAGTTCAAAGTCAAGGTCGGGGTTCATTTTGGGGCAAGgagaaaaaggaaggaaaggggCAAGAGGAATGAGGAGTATGCTGTCTAAAGAATCGCCTTGGTTATGTGAGAACGGAAATGATTCCTTCTCCTCAGCTGCTGCTGCcacgtcatcatcatcatcttcatcagagaGGTACAAACACACATCTCTCACCTCACTGGGGCTGGGTTCCTCTCACCTGTCTTCATTTGGAGGAAGTTGGGGCGGCATGGGCAAGAGCTGGACAAAATTCGGGGGCCTGGGAGGGACAGGATTTGGAAATTCAACTCCCATCTGGAGAGGCTTCACTGGGGAGCAACATACAGGCAGACTGATCGCATCAGAGGGAGAGGACGAAGACGGTGAGGACGAGTCACCCCTGTACAGGACGTCCCCTTCCCCAACACACACCAACCTGTTCACATCCGCTACCATGGCAACAGGAGAAAGGGGTCTGAGGGCCGGATTGGCCGGTAGGAATACAGGAAGTGGAGACAGGTCATGGAGGAGAGATGAGCCAGCGTGGACAGAGAGGCGAGAAGCAG GTTTACAAGGTGACTCAAGAAGCCGGGGGCAGCAGAAAAGTGTGCCAACGCCAGACGGTATGGCagggaaaaacaaaagaagGCCAGGACGGCCCAGAAAGCACCCACTGCCCTCCACTGTATCCTCCCCCACGCACTCATCTGCAGCTCCCTCCATGTCATCACCTGACCTCTTGCCAGGACACAACAGAGATGGGAGAGAAGTGGgagggagaaaagaagaaagagggctAGAGAGAGATAGACGGGGCGACATGGTGCAGCAGGTGACAGAGTTGGAGCTGCAGgccaggagaaagagaggacgGAAGAGAAAACATGGTGACTCTCTGTGTCATCAGAG CACTGTGTGCTAA